The stretch of DNA GGGAGCCGGATCATGAGCGCCGTCCCGGACACCATCATCGAGACGGAAGGGCTGCGTCGGGAGTTCACGGTCGGCCGCAGGCGCGCGCGGCGCCGCGTGGTCGCGGTGAGCGACGTGGACCTGCGCATCGCGCCCGGTGAAGCCGTGGGTTTCCTCGGCCCGAACGGCGCGGGCAAGTCGACGACGATCAAGATGCTGATCGGCATCCTCGTGCCCACCGCGGGCCGGCTGCAGGTCTGCGGCCTGGACCCCACGCGGCAGCGGCGCGAGCTCGCCCGCCGGCTCGGCGTGGTGTTCGGCCAGCGCAGCCAGCTGTGGTGGGACCTGCCGCTGCGCGACAGCTTCGAGCTGCTCGGAGCGATCCACCGCGTCTCCGAACCGGAGCAGCGCACACGGCTGGAGCGGTGCACCGAGGTGCTGGGGCTCGACGGGTTCCTCGACGTGCCGGTGCGGCAGCTGTCGCTGGGCCAGCGGATGCGCGGCGAGGTCACCGCGGCTCTGCTGCACGGCCCGCAGCTGCTCGTGCTGGACGAGCCGACCGTCGGGCTCGACCTGGTGAGCAAGGAGCGGCTGCGCGCGTTCCTGCAGGAGGTCAACATCGTCGACGGGGTGACGATCCTGCTCACCACGCACGACCTGCCCGACGTCGAGCGGCTCTGCCGCCGCGTCGTCGTGATCGACCAGGGCCGGGTGGTGGCCGACGACGCCATCGACGCGCTGCGCGCCCGTTCCGGCGGTGCACGGGAGGTCGTCGTCGAGCTGACGGCACCGGCCGCACCGCTCGAGGGCCTGCCGGGAGTGCGGGAAGTCCGGGTCGAGGCGGACGGCCTGCGCCAGCGGCTCGCGTTCACGCCCGGCGACACCACAGCGGCCGCCTTGATCTCGGCCGTCGCGGCACGCGCTGAGCTGCGCGACGTCACGGTGGTCGAACCGTCGATCGAGGACCTCGTCCGCCGGCTCTACGCACAGGACTGATCGCGGTCGGACCCGATCGCGCCGAATCAGGACTCCGCGGAAGCGGCCACACCCGGGATGCGGCCGTGCCGGAACGCGTCGACGAAGAGGGCGTGGTCCTCCCGCACCCGCGCGGCGTAGTCGTGGGCGAACTCCACCACCCATCCCACGAACTCGTCCTCGCGGCCGCCAACGACCTCGGCGATCGCCTCCTCGGTCTGGAACGGCACCAGCGAGTGGTCGGCGTCGGAGTCGGCCACGCAGTGCACCTTCGCCGTTGCCCGGCCGAGGTTGTCCACCACCGGGGCGATCTCGGCCGGTTCGGTGAGCTCCGACCAGTCCAGGTCCGCCTCGTACGGCGACACCTCGCTCACCACGAATCCGACGCCGTTCAGGTCGGTCCAGCCCAGCAGCGGGTCGGCGTGCGCCTGCAGCGCCCGCTGCGACACCGCGGTGCGGTGGCCGTGGTGCCGGAAGGCGCCCGAGATCGCCGGGTCGGTGACCACGCGGGACGGCGAGGCGACGTTGCCCTGCTTCATCGACAGCACGACGTCGTTGTCGAGCGCCTGGTTGTAGCCCTCGATCAGCACCGTGTAGGCCGGGAGCCCGGCGCTACCGATCCCGAAGCCGGAGCGCCCGGCCACGTCCTTGACCCGGTAGGCCACCCCGCGGAGCCGCTTCGCCTGCGGGATCGACTCGAGGTAGCGCTCGAACGCGTCGAGCACCGCCGCGCGCTCACCGTCCTCCAGCCTGCGCAGGCCCGGCACCTCACGCAGCACCCGGTCGAAGCCCTCGGTCTCGGTGATCCCGTCGAGCAGGGCCACCCGGGTGCGCAGCTTCGCCAGCTGCAGCACCTGGTGGACGGCACCATCGGTGGTGTCGAGCCGCAGCGCGAAGCTGCGATCGTCGGCCTGGTCGACGAACCACCGCACCTGGTCGAGGTAGGCCCGCACGTACCGCTCGACCAGCCGGGAGATGTCGGCGTCCGAGATCGCCTTGCGCCAGCCCAGCAGCGCCATGCTGGCGGCGAAGCGGGTGACGTCCCAGGTGAAGTGCCCGACGTACGCCTCGTCGAAGTCGTTCACGTCGAAGATCAGCACCCCGTCGCCGTCCATGTAGGTGCCGAAGTTCTCCGCGTGCAGG from Pseudonocardia cypriaca encodes:
- a CDS encoding ABC transporter ATP-binding protein, which produces MSAVPDTIIETEGLRREFTVGRRRARRRVVAVSDVDLRIAPGEAVGFLGPNGAGKSTTIKMLIGILVPTAGRLQVCGLDPTRQRRELARRLGVVFGQRSQLWWDLPLRDSFELLGAIHRVSEPEQRTRLERCTEVLGLDGFLDVPVRQLSLGQRMRGEVTAALLHGPQLLVLDEPTVGLDLVSKERLRAFLQEVNIVDGVTILLTTHDLPDVERLCRRVVVIDQGRVVADDAIDALRARSGGAREVVVELTAPAAPLEGLPGVREVRVEADGLRQRLAFTPGDTTAAALISAVAARAELRDVTVVEPSIEDLVRRLYAQD
- a CDS encoding DUF2252 domain-containing protein; translation: MTDRSERIVDTLVEAFADLMTADPGAFRTKFRKMAADPFAFYRGSACLFYADVAERDDPWADERTSRVWIQGDLHAENFGTYMDGDGVLIFDVNDFDEAYVGHFTWDVTRFAASMALLGWRKAISDADISRLVERYVRAYLDQVRWFVDQADDRSFALRLDTTDGAVHQVLQLAKLRTRVALLDGITETEGFDRVLREVPGLRRLEDGERAAVLDAFERYLESIPQAKRLRGVAYRVKDVAGRSGFGIGSAGLPAYTVLIEGYNQALDNDVVLSMKQGNVASPSRVVTDPAISGAFRHHGHRTAVSQRALQAHADPLLGWTDLNGVGFVVSEVSPYEADLDWSELTEPAEIAPVVDNLGRATAKVHCVADSDADHSLVPFQTEEAIAEVVGGREDEFVGWVVEFAHDYAARVREDHALFVDAFRHGRIPGVAASAES